Genomic DNA from Nicotiana tabacum cultivar K326 chromosome 21, ASM71507v2, whole genome shotgun sequence:
GTCACACAGATTAGTCACATCTCGTGAGTCAAGTCTTCGACAGACCAAATATGAGGACAAAAGTAGCAAGAACAGCCTGCAATGTGCAATATATTACATTGTATTAAGCTAGAAGGAGATCATTGTTAGGTGCATGCCATTTCACTGATAACATTTTTAAGGCAAGTATCCCTGAACCAAGAGACCAAAAGAATATGCATTCTAATAGTGATCATAATCAACAAGGATttagaaaagaagaggaaaaagaatgCTCCTCTTCGCCTCAGTAGATAGAAAAGGTGTATTCAATTTTCAGCTTAAGAATCAAATTCCCCATTATCAAACCTGCTCACCCAGCGTGACacaaatttataaataatttaacgAAAGCTGAAACAATTGCGTAAGAGACTCACAGCAATGGTGCATGTAATATATCCTGGTTTCTCTCGAGGATCAATTTGTGCACAAAGTAGGACGAAAGCAGCAAGATACCAAGGGATTCCAGCAAGAAAGAAACCAATTATGAACCTTCAAAAATGAAAAGCTCATTAATCATTATTATCCTGTGAGACAGCCTTAGTAGTAGTACACATAAGGTCAAACTGCAGGATCATAGGGACCAAAATAAACTATGTTAATTAACTGACCAAGTAAGACAAGCTCTTTATCCTAACATCCACTCAACGATGTTCGCTAAACGTAAATAGATCTAGTATAACAACTATCAAGAAATCCAAATCTGACTACAAAGTTCAACAGAAGCTCTTGTATCATTTTCATCATTCTGAAACTATAGGTCCGATGGCTTGTTCTTTATCTCTACTGTGAATGATATCAGTATAAAAATGctttaataattttatatttccTTCTTCCTAGAGGATGAGGCGTTTTGTCAAACGCTCCTTTCTAGAGAACGAAAGAAACAAGAATACTGCAGgaactttttacttttttcttctttgaggTTTTCCAACCAATAAATGGaggaacatttttttttttttttttgaggttTTCCAACCAATAAATGGAGGtacattttactttatttttttattttttgaggtTTTGCAACCAATAAATGgaatagaagaaagaagaaggagaaactTCAGAGGGGAAATTAAAGGTATATCAAGCATCATTGAATAGTTTAATTCTTAGATTGTAATCAGTGGCGGATCTAGAGTGTTGTTactgggttcccgggaacccagtaacttttgcatAGACGCTATATTTCTATTAAGAAATctactaaatatttataaatatctaaCTGTGAACCCGGTTATTAATGTATATTAATTTGAAATTACGgtaggaacccataaacttcaaatcctatATCCGCCTCTGAATTTGATAGGTCAACCTTATGTTATAATTACTCTTTTCAAGCTGGACTTATTTCTCCTCAGAACATGTTGTCTTGGAGAGAGAAAACGACGTCATCACGAAATATTCACCATGTTTTCAAGGAATAGACGGAGCGATTAGTGACTTTACTTTCCATACACATATGAGCACCATACAGTACCAAGATAAGAAACACAAATGGTGTATCAACTTGAGGAGATAGAAGATCACAGAAGGAGAAAATACAAAGCTGGAGCAGAAGGATAGCAATGATATACCATGACTAAGCTTTCCATACACATAAAAGAAAGTCTATAGACtacaattccaaattctaccCCGGGATTAGTATCCTTATCCCGGTAACAAAACGACCCCTAAGTTGCTAAAAGCACAAAGCAATAACAGTTCAACCTGAAATGTGGTTAATGATTTGCAAGAGAAAAAATTAACTGGGAACTTACAAGAACCAGCCAAGACCAATACCGCAGCAAGGAAGACGATGCTCTCTTTCAGGTCTTCCCTCAGGATCAGGAGCAATATAACCTAAAATATCAAGAAAAGTAGCATAAAATTTTAAGTGACCATAGTTCAGAACTTCTGATAAACAAATAATAGTAATGATCCAAATGACAGAACTCACTATAGTCACACAGTGATTTAAAAGTTAACACTCTTGCAATGCAGTCTCACATCGCCTTAAAAGTATAATAGTCTCACAGAGCCTTCTGAATGTTTCAATACAACTGATTCTTTGCTTAAATGATAAAGTCAACAATAGTCCAAGAGTGCCTTATGTTGAAGTGTGCGACCATCTCATTTAAAAGCTTCAGCTATCAGAGAGGACacttttttatttacttaattatatctgCAATACCTTAAAAATATACTAACAAAGTTACAATCCTGCAAGACTTATCCCTCGTAACAGGTTATAACAATTTCAGCAGTTGTAATGCAGGGATGAATCGCTCCAgccaatcaatcaatcaatcagttacctcccaatcccaaactagttgggTTTAAGAAATCAATCCTCTATATATTCTGTGGTGGATGTAGTGTATATATTACGGGTTCGTCCGAACCTAGTAGTTTTGGTTCAGACACTAttaataagtaaaaaaaattacAGATTTCAAACCCAAATCAAACGTGTAGTGCTAGAATCCTGAACTAAAGTTTAAATCATGGATCTGCCATCTGTATATATTCAGATTCTATAAGAATTGATCATAATTTCATTATGTTAGCAATCTACTGCAAGATTCTTATCGACATCATAAAGTCAAACCACCtaaaaaatcatgaaaatgaagTAATTTAAGGAAATGGCCACAGTAAAGGAACATAGAGTGAGGAGGTGTGGAAGAAGAACCTGGAACAGCCTGATAACCATGAGCATAATATTCAGGTGATGATGCGGTGGCGCCCGGCGGAGGGACTGGCTGAGGAAAACCGATCACCGGTTGAGGCGGTGGGTAATTGGAAGGTGCTTGAAAAGTTCCATATTCAGGGGGAGGAGGCGGTGGTTGGTCTCCTTcacggtggtggtggtggtggtggggtaGGAAGTGGTGGTGATGGTGATGACTGTCCTTGCTGTCTTCACTCATTTCCAATGATTGAATTCAGAAATTAGCTGTCGGAGTTTTCAAGAAAGTAGAAGTTGAACTTCTAGTAGTGGAAATTTCTACAAGGGAAAAAGGAGGAACATGTTTTGACTTTGGAATTTGGATTGATATCTGTGTTTTGCTTGCTTACTTGGTGACCTGGTATTCGTCTGTACTGGTGTAATAATTGACTAATCATGACCCTCCACGTGCACATGTGCAATTCCATCTcgaataatataataataaaaagagaaaaaggaaacaagaaagtCACATTTAGATAAGTGTATTTTTATCAGCACGTTTGGATAAGTGTAGGCAATGTAGAAAATAAAAGACCTAGCAGATAGCAAAAGTAGAATTTTTGGGTGTTCAAAAATATTGTTGATGAAAACAGATCGTTCTTTATATTTGGGCAAAAGTCATTTTACTTTATAATTATCTCAACTTTTGAATTCATTTGTTGCTCTAATTGACACTTAAtgttgtatacgggtaaaatcgagctCGATATCGAAGTTCGAAGTTCGATCTGATGTCCAGCATGGTCAGCCAAGATCGGAATATGATATTGTCGGACTCAAAAGAATCGTCAAAACCAGCCATCGAGACCATCAGATTTGCCTTCGAGTTTATCGAAGGCATAACCGGTCCTGTTTCTAACGGCCTCGAAGAAAAGCTTTGCCAACTCATCCGACAGGGATCCGTAATTCTCACCATTAACCAATTATTATAGTAGAAATCACGGAATTAGTCAAAACATGAGTCAACGGTCTTCAAAATCAAGGACTTATGTTTCTTATAAAATAATGTCTTAAAAGGTAGATCTCCCTTAATATATAAAGGGAACTTAGTAATTTATAAACACACATTGTAACATATATCAAAAGGCAATATACTGTTATTTCTAGCTTTGTCACAACTCATTTTACTCCGAGCATCCACAATATCATTTCTAGCTCGAGGGAGATTAACCTCACAAGGCTAAAGATTGCTCAATTTGCGTGGGTTGTATTTATCTTTCTGTTGTTTACTTCCACATTAATCTCATTTCTCACTTTGTATCAAATTAGATCACGTATCcataaaatcgcgtataaattcaattgttatccaattttgagggtaaacagtttggcgcccaccgtgaggctaaggataataatggttatttgatacaaatctccataacacacactgctttacacttgctctttgaagtgcctttgatttcaggctaaaaATGACAAACTCTCAATTAGCACCCCTACATATCGACAATGAGTCCGGTCATCAAGGTGAGAATAACAACATGGCGCCCGGTAACGTAGGGCCACCCCCTGATGTCGTTGGAATGTGGACAGCAGATCTGATTGATGTAAATTCGCATGTAGCCATCGACGCAAACTTGCCTACCGACCCTAAAAATAACATCTGTGGTGGAGCCCGATCGACAACTCGAAACACATAAAATATTAAAGAAGACGGAATCAACCTACACATGATTTTCGAAATACTGCAAGCTTATCAGGTGGAGATaactcagttgcagagccaaagcCAGGCACCGAGCAGAGTTGAACCCAGTCCGCCCCGAGAAGTCACCCGCAAAACTGAACTGGCCGTGGTAAGGTCGAATGAACAAGAGTCGGGCGCTAACCCCGAAAATATAAAGATGCTCAAGGAGCTAACAAAGCAGATAGAATTAGGAGAAAAGAAGATCGAAACGAACGACAAAAAGGTCGAAACCTATAATTCCAGGGTAGATCAAATCCtaggagcacccccgatatttAAAGGACTAGATTCCacgaagttcgtgcaaaaaccttttcctccaagcGCAACCCCAAAGCCGATCCCCAAgaaatttcgtatgcccgaaatacctaAGTACAATGGAACGACCGATCTAGACGAATATGTAACCTtttatacatgtgccatcaaaggaaacgacttgaaaaacgacgagatcgagtccgttcTACTGAAAATATTTGgggagaccctgtcaaagggagccatgatatggtatcataacttacctCCTAATTTTGTTGACTCATTTGTtatgcttgcagactctttcgtaaaagcacatgttggtgccatcaaggtcgaaactaggaaatcagaccttttcaaagtcaaacagaaggataacgagatgctcagtgAGTTCGTGtcccgttttcaaatggaacgaatggatttgTCGCCGGTCGccgatgattgggttgttcaagctttcactcagggactcaatatttgaagctcggtggcttcacagcAATTAAAACAAAATCTGATAGAATACCCTGCCGTTACCTGGGCCGACGTACACAATTGGTATCATCAAAAATCTGAGTCGAAAATGATCAACTCGGGGCCCCTTCGGAGCCTATCTACCCCGCCAGTACCCTCGACAGAGTCAAAagagacatcgatcgtgaaccAGGATCAAACAGGGATCGATATCGGCCATATAATAGAGATCAGAGGAGCACTGGGTCCGGGCGGAACCCCATaagaaatgaaaggagaaatgaccAAGGTCGAAGCAACCGGGGACTCATGACCAAAAACTGCTTCGACATGTCCATTCTGCCTTAAGAAGCACCGAggctatcggagtacaactttaatATTGATATTGCCGCCATCGTATCAGCTATTGGACAAATCaaggataccaaatggcctcgacctctacaatccGATCCAGCTCAAAGGGATCCCAATCAGGCATGCAAATATCATGGAACTCACGGTCATAGAACGGAAGATTGTCAACaactgagagaggaagtagcccgactattcaacaaagggcaccttcgagagttctTGAGCGACCGGGCCAAGAATTATTTCAGGAACGTGGATTCTAACGGACAGACAGAACAAGAAGATAccgaacctcaacacgtcattaatATGATCATCGGTTGAGTCGATATCCTACAAGAGCCAGTGTGGAAACGCACCAGAGTGTCCATCACCAGGGAGAAATAAACTCGAGACTACATACCAGAAGGAGTCTTATCTTTTAGTGACAAGGATGTGAAAGGGATCATACAACCTTACAATGATGCACCGGTAATATTTGCACTCGTAACTAAAACtagtgtgagcacctaattttttaccattgatagtaggctatatttatgcaatttagacactagttacactctaatttagccgcactttattgatatttgaatgctaaaagataacaaaatgctctaattaagaatttgatgCTTTGCAGGAGTTACTCCGAGCTAGGAGGGAGCTAACGAGTATTTTGGAGTCAACATGGAGTGTGAAAGGCCAATCGAAGGTTAGCCCGGTCGAAAAGGAACGAGAAAAGCAAGCAAGACGACCCCTCCAGGTACGCGGCCACGAAGTGGGCCGCGAATTGGTCCGCGAACTCAAGGCAGTGAGGCAGTGGAAATCCGCGGCCGGATTCGCAGTCGAATCCGCGGCCGTGGACGGGCGGACGAAAGCCAAACACGCAGGGTTAATTATGTAATTTCTTAGGcgactaacctaaacctatatgaagcctaaACTCGCCCAGAAGTCAGATATAACTggttttagaagattttagaggcAAGAACAAGGGAGAGAAGACGGATAATTTcctaagagttttcatcttcttattcatacttctatttgttgattatgaattattttagtgatttgttttccattagtatgagtagctaaatctattatctagggttgatggaaccaattgttggatggagtcttgactttattttgttataattaagccgtgtttgttctatgattgttcaactatgtattgtattgtggttaattggaagggcccttgattaatcatgtctagttaccttgtgttgcttgagaaagaacacttggttagattgttgttgaacaataccacttttgggtaagttaagagataattacttgaatttaaaagtggggttagaaataacgaagctttggtgggataattctgagttgcataaattgttaactagagtagttcgagagaatgcttctagtaaattatcgtaattgatcgagagataattacggtagcccggaactcataatcctcatagagtattatggcgagattatagctaaagagttaagaattaatccggcaattggggaaatcaatagccctagatccttttacccttgaattcaatttgagtcttgattattgctaattttattgtcatttttccttagctaaataaattccactgattattcataaaactcttgcatccggaagttgtctgagcttatcattagcattattttaaagttgtagtaaataggttagttccctgtgggattcgactccggacttgaaccgggttatatttgcagcgaccacttagtcctttttacaaggcatagttgggcgtgatcaaattttggctccGTTGCCggg
This window encodes:
- the LOC107790088 gene encoding large ribosomal subunit protein eL20z-like; translated protein: MSEDSKDSHHHHHHFLPHHHHHHREGDQPPPPPPEYGTFQAPSNYPPPQPVIGFPQPVPPPGATASSPEYYAHGYQAVPGYIAPDPEGRPEREHRLPCCGIGLGWFLFIIGFFLAGIPWYLAAFVLLCAQIDPREKPGYITCTIAAVLATFVLIFGLSKT